One Amycolatopsis sp. NBC_00355 genomic window carries:
- the rpsF gene encoding 30S ribosomal protein S6, translating to MSRHYEVMVILDPTLDERTVAPTLDTFLNVIRTSGGSVEKVDVWGRRRLSYEIKKHAEGIYALLDLNSSSDAVKELDRQLSLQETVLRTKVMRREIKRAAAAKPPVAAAKA from the coding sequence GTGTCACGCCATTACGAGGTAATGGTCATCCTGGACCCCACGCTCGACGAGCGCACTGTCGCTCCGACGCTGGACACCTTCCTCAACGTGATCCGCACTTCGGGCGGAAGCGTCGAGAAGGTCGACGTCTGGGGCCGGCGCCGGCTTTCGTACGAGATCAAGAAGCACGCCGAGGGCATCTACGCCCTGCTGGACCTGAACTCGTCCTCGGACGCGGTGAAGGAGCTGGACCGCCAGCTGTCGCTTCAGGAGACCGTGCTCCGCACCAAGGTCATGCGTCGCGAGATCAAGCGCGCCGCCGCGGCCAAGCCGCCCGTCGCCGCCGCCAAGGCCTGA
- a CDS encoding single-stranded DNA-binding protein, with amino-acid sequence MAGDTVITVIGNLTSDPELRFTPSGAAVANFTVASTPRTLDKQSGEWKDGEALFLRCNIWRQAAENVAESLTRGARVVVQGRLKQRSFETKEGEKRTVVELEVDEIGPSLRYATAKVNKVSRGGGGGGDFGGGGGGGGGNRGGGGGGGMPADDPWGSAPAASSGGGGGGFSDEPPF; translated from the coding sequence ATGGCTGGAGACACCGTCATCACGGTGATCGGCAACCTGACGTCCGACCCGGAACTGCGTTTCACCCCGTCCGGTGCGGCGGTCGCGAACTTCACCGTCGCGTCCACGCCCCGCACGCTCGACAAGCAGTCGGGCGAGTGGAAGGACGGCGAGGCGCTGTTCCTGCGCTGCAACATCTGGCGGCAGGCGGCGGAAAACGTCGCCGAGTCGCTGACGCGCGGCGCTCGCGTCGTCGTCCAGGGCCGGCTGAAGCAGCGGTCGTTCGAGACGAAGGAAGGCGAGAAGCGCACCGTCGTCGAGCTCGAGGTCGACGAGATCGGCCCCTCGCTGCGCTACGCCACGGCGAAGGTCAACAAGGTCAGCCGCGGTGGCGGCGGCGGTGGTGACTTCGGCGGCGGCGGTGGCGGTGGCGGCGGAAACCGCGGTGGCGGCGGTGGCGGCGGTATGCCGGCCGACGACCCGTGGGGCTCCGCCCCGGCCGCGAGCAGCGGTGGCGGTGGCGGCGGCTTCTCCGACGAGCCTCCCTTCTGA
- the rpsR gene encoding 30S ribosomal protein S18: MAKPPIRKPKKKVCVFCKAEKKGRPELIDYKDTNLLRKYISDRGKIRARRVTGNCSQHQRDIAIAVKNSREMALLPYTSTAR, translated from the coding sequence GTGGCCAAGCCACCCATTCGCAAGCCCAAGAAGAAGGTCTGCGTGTTCTGCAAGGCCGAGAAAAAGGGCCGTCCGGAACTGATCGACTACAAGGACACCAACCTGCTGCGGAAGTACATCTCCGACCGCGGCAAGATCCGTGCCCGTCGCGTCACCGGCAACTGCAGCCAGCACCAGCGTGACATCGCCATCGCGGTCAAGAACTCCCGCGAAATGGCGCTGCTGCCCTACACCTCGACCGCGCGCTAA
- the rplI gene encoding 50S ribosomal protein L9 has translation MAKIILTTDVANLGGPGDIVEVKDGYARNYLLPRGYAIAASKGAEKNVRTIQRAQESRRIRDLDHAKEIKATLEGLGAIQLTGKAAEGSKKLFGSITSGEIVDAIKAAGGPLLDKRVIELRDHIKTVGKHSVGARLHPDVKVEVRLEVKAK, from the coding sequence ATGGCGAAGATCATCCTCACCACCGACGTGGCCAACCTCGGCGGCCCCGGCGACATCGTCGAGGTCAAGGACGGTTACGCGCGCAACTACCTGCTCCCGCGGGGCTACGCGATCGCGGCGTCCAAGGGCGCGGAGAAGAACGTGCGCACCATCCAGCGCGCGCAGGAGAGCCGTCGCATCCGCGACCTCGACCACGCCAAGGAGATCAAGGCGACGCTGGAGGGCCTCGGCGCCATCCAGCTCACCGGCAAGGCGGCCGAGGGCTCGAAGAAGCTCTTCGGCTCGATCACCTCGGGCGAGATCGTGGACGCGATCAAGGCGGCCGGCGGCCCGCTGCTCGACAAGCGCGTCATCGAGCTGCGCGACCACATCAAGACGGTCGGCAAGCACTCGGTCGGCGCCCGGCTGCACCCCGACGTCAAGGTCGAGGTCCGGCTCGAGGTCAAGGCCAAGTAG
- a CDS encoding DUF3558 domain-containing protein, whose translation MNRRLLAVPALAFAVLAVAGCSSRTGGTANPAPTADSSGSETSRSAADSAPRVPNALNAANITSDACTTIDATGRSKLSLGDGTPRTTANGPSCTFQESADPGNQIDVTTVTANKNGLQDVYDTKANDAYFEETQAYGYPAVYAAAVDDRKDGKCGVFIGVTDELAVNILVQYDNGAGASDPCSVAQKFGESMIQTLMGG comes from the coding sequence GTGAACCGACGACTCCTCGCCGTCCCGGCCCTGGCCTTCGCCGTGCTCGCCGTCGCCGGCTGCTCCAGCCGCACCGGGGGCACCGCCAACCCCGCGCCGACCGCCGATTCGAGCGGCAGCGAGACGTCCCGGTCCGCCGCCGACTCCGCGCCGCGGGTGCCGAACGCGCTGAACGCCGCGAACATCACCTCGGACGCCTGCACGACGATCGACGCGACCGGCCGTTCCAAGCTGAGCCTCGGCGACGGCACCCCGCGCACCACGGCGAACGGCCCGAGCTGCACGTTCCAGGAGTCCGCCGACCCGGGCAACCAGATCGACGTGACCACGGTGACGGCGAACAAGAACGGCCTCCAGGACGTCTACGACACCAAGGCGAACGACGCCTACTTCGAAGAGACGCAGGCCTACGGGTACCCCGCCGTCTACGCCGCCGCGGTGGACGACCGCAAGGACGGCAAGTGCGGCGTCTTCATCGGGGTGACCGACGAGCTGGCCGTCAACATCCTGGTGCAGTACGACAACGGCGCCGGCGCGTCGGACCCGTGCTCGGTGGCGCAGAAGTTCGGCGAGTCGATGATCCAGACCTTGATGGGGGGCTGA
- a CDS encoding ESX secretion-associated protein EspG, with the protein MLDRQVTLSTGTVINLIRRRGGEPHTVLAETPTWYSDEAQRAEDERVNAELTKAGLFGPRGMHPGFVATIEAVARPQLEYYGWVDGGFQGKPVSYRLLAGSAGGEAFVLAKHEQLDVVVLESTRPGEVLDDFLGQIPKLAPGRGTPLAVPKSQLEGTGRRDDDGFALMRNDRPADGSQEADELWRILALRRMGSGSLYVAARSRTGSWQRIERPVNYIDTSEGRWLTEEIPGRGENRIAFTPADQRVLADRLRSAQGRLTAA; encoded by the coding sequence GTGCTGGACAGGCAGGTCACCCTTTCGACCGGCACCGTGATCAACCTGATCCGGCGCCGCGGCGGGGAGCCGCACACGGTGCTGGCCGAGACGCCGACCTGGTACAGCGACGAGGCCCAGCGCGCCGAGGACGAGCGCGTCAACGCCGAGCTCACCAAGGCGGGTCTGTTCGGCCCGCGCGGCATGCACCCGGGGTTCGTCGCGACGATCGAAGCCGTCGCGCGACCGCAGCTGGAGTACTACGGCTGGGTGGACGGCGGGTTCCAGGGCAAGCCGGTCAGCTACCGGCTGCTCGCCGGCAGCGCCGGCGGCGAGGCGTTCGTGCTGGCCAAGCACGAGCAGCTCGACGTCGTCGTGCTGGAGTCGACCCGGCCCGGCGAGGTGCTCGACGACTTCCTCGGCCAGATCCCGAAGCTCGCGCCGGGCCGCGGGACCCCGCTCGCGGTGCCGAAGAGCCAGCTCGAGGGCACCGGACGCCGGGACGACGACGGCTTCGCGCTGATGCGCAACGACCGGCCGGCCGACGGCTCGCAGGAGGCCGACGAGCTCTGGCGGATCCTCGCGCTACGCCGAATGGGCAGCGGCAGCCTGTACGTCGCGGCCCGCAGCCGCACCGGATCGTGGCAACGCATCGAACGTCCGGTGAACTACATCGATACCTCGGAAGGCCGCTGGCTGACCGAGGAGATTCCGGGGCGTGGGGAGAACCGGATCGCCTTCACCCCGGCCGACCAGCGCGTTCTCGCCGATCGGTTACGCAGCGCACAGGGCCGGCTCACCGCGGCGTGA
- the dnaB gene encoding replicative DNA helicase, which translates to MALTDDRGPMYAENDPGPSDPGSGGGFDRQPPQDITAEQSVLGGMLLSKDAVADVIEALGPDDFYRPAHQAIYDCILDLYGRGEPADPITISAELERRGELGRIGGAPYLHTLIATVPTAANAGFYAEIVAEKAVLRRLVEAGTRIVQYGYGAAAADGANIDEVVDRAQAAIYDVTERRTSEDYVALEELLQPTMDEIDAIASRGGQSRGIPTGFTDFDELTNGLHPGQMIIVAARPGVGKSTLGLDFARSASIRHGLTSVIFSLEMSRTEIVMRMLSAEAKIRLADMRGGKMSDDDWTRLARRMSEVSEAPLFVDDSPNMTMMEIRAKARRLKQRHDLKLVVLDYLQLMTSGKRVESRQQEVSEFSRQMKLLAKEIEVPVIAISQLNRGPEQRTDKRPMLSDLRESGSLEQDADLVILVNRPDAWERDDPRAGEADLIIAKHRAGPTATIVVAHQLHYSRFVDLSHD; encoded by the coding sequence GTGGCGCTGACCGACGACCGCGGCCCGATGTATGCGGAGAACGACCCGGGTCCGAGCGACCCCGGCTCCGGGGGCGGGTTCGACCGCCAGCCGCCGCAGGACATCACGGCCGAGCAGTCCGTGCTCGGCGGCATGCTGCTGTCCAAGGACGCGGTCGCCGACGTCATCGAGGCGCTCGGCCCCGACGACTTCTACCGCCCGGCACACCAGGCCATCTACGACTGCATCCTCGACCTCTACGGCCGTGGCGAGCCCGCCGACCCGATCACCATCTCCGCCGAGCTCGAACGCCGGGGCGAGCTGGGCCGCATCGGCGGCGCGCCGTACCTGCACACGCTGATCGCGACGGTGCCGACGGCGGCGAACGCCGGCTTCTACGCGGAGATCGTCGCGGAGAAGGCGGTGCTGCGCCGGCTGGTCGAGGCGGGCACCCGGATCGTGCAGTACGGCTACGGCGCGGCGGCCGCGGACGGCGCGAACATCGACGAGGTCGTCGACCGCGCCCAGGCGGCGATCTACGACGTCACCGAGCGCCGGACCAGCGAGGACTACGTCGCGCTGGAAGAACTGCTGCAGCCGACGATGGACGAGATCGACGCGATCGCCTCCCGCGGCGGGCAGTCCCGGGGCATCCCGACCGGCTTCACCGACTTCGACGAGCTGACGAACGGCCTGCACCCGGGTCAGATGATCATCGTCGCCGCCCGTCCCGGTGTCGGCAAGTCGACACTGGGGCTGGACTTCGCGCGTTCGGCGTCCATCCGGCACGGCCTGACCAGCGTCATCTTCTCGCTGGAAATGAGCCGGACCGAGATCGTCATGCGCATGCTCTCGGCCGAGGCGAAGATCCGGCTCGCCGACATGCGCGGTGGCAAGATGTCCGACGACGACTGGACACGCCTGGCCCGCCGGATGAGCGAGGTCTCCGAAGCACCGCTGTTCGTCGACGACTCGCCGAACATGACGATGATGGAGATCCGCGCGAAGGCCCGCCGGCTCAAGCAGCGGCACGACCTCAAGCTCGTGGTCCTCGACTACCTGCAGCTGATGACGTCCGGCAAGCGCGTCGAGTCGCGGCAACAGGAAGTCTCGGAGTTCTCCCGGCAGATGAAGCTGCTGGCGAAGGAGATCGAGGTCCCGGTGATCGCGATCAGCCAGCTGAACCGTGGTCCCGAGCAGCGGACGGACAAGCGCCCGATGCTGTCCGACCTGCGTGAGTCCGGCTCCCTGGAGCAGGACGCCGACCTCGTCATCCTGGTCAACCGCCCGGACGCCTGGGAGCGCGACGACCCCCGCGCCGGAGAGGCGGACCTGATCATCGCGAAGCACCGTGCCGGCCCGACCGCGACGATCGTCGTCGCGCACCAGCTGCACTACAGCCGGTTCGTCGACCTGTCCCACGACTAG
- a CDS encoding MarR family winged helix-turn-helix transcriptional regulator, producing the protein MTDAVAEVERAMIAIRRSQQRRALSRIAKERGRGGHDPVHELLDVVEELAERGEAGTVTALSAAMGVDQPRASRLVARAVEQGLLRREADQHDGRRAVLVPTEAGQAHLDELHTFRRAVFAEVMADWPADDRENFGRLLAAFVRGYGELGRRALPE; encoded by the coding sequence ATGACGGACGCGGTGGCCGAGGTCGAGCGCGCGATGATCGCGATCCGCCGCAGCCAGCAGCGGCGCGCGCTGAGCCGGATCGCCAAGGAGCGCGGCCGCGGCGGCCACGACCCGGTGCACGAGCTGCTCGACGTCGTCGAAGAGCTCGCCGAACGCGGCGAAGCCGGCACGGTGACAGCGCTGAGCGCGGCGATGGGCGTCGACCAGCCGCGCGCGAGCCGGCTGGTCGCGCGCGCGGTCGAGCAGGGACTGCTCCGGCGCGAAGCGGACCAGCACGACGGACGGCGTGCGGTGCTCGTGCCGACCGAGGCCGGTCAGGCCCACCTCGACGAGCTGCACACCTTCCGCCGCGCGGTGTTCGCCGAGGTCATGGCGGACTGGCCGGCCGACGACCGGGAGAACTTCGGCCGCCTGCTGGCGGCGTTCGTGCGCGGGTACGGCGAACTCGGCCGCCGGGCGCTGCCGGAGTAA
- a CDS encoding MarR family winged helix-turn-helix transcriptional regulator has translation MKPLGWWLRHVHELLESSMARALEPESLTRRQWQVLNTIALGARTPAEIDVALAPFGSTSAQLGELRERGWVAETGELTGEGREAHARVEARVEEFRTSVTEGVSDDDYRTTIRTLERCAANLEPA, from the coding sequence ATGAAACCCCTCGGCTGGTGGCTTCGCCACGTCCACGAGCTGCTCGAATCTTCCATGGCCCGGGCCCTCGAACCGGAGTCGCTGACCCGCCGGCAGTGGCAGGTGCTCAATACGATCGCTCTCGGCGCCCGCACGCCGGCGGAGATCGACGTCGCGCTGGCGCCGTTCGGCTCGACGTCCGCGCAGCTCGGCGAGCTGCGCGAACGTGGCTGGGTCGCCGAAACCGGCGAGCTCACCGGCGAAGGCCGCGAGGCGCACGCCCGGGTCGAGGCGCGCGTCGAAGAGTTCCGGACGTCGGTGACCGAAGGCGTCAGCGACGACGACTACCGCACGACGATCCGAACCCTCGAGCGGTGTGCGGCGAACCTCGAACCAGCCTGA
- a CDS encoding dioxygenase family protein, with protein sequence MTRTPVLYLSHGAPPLADDATWTRQLAGWSAGLPEPRAILVVSAHWEEAPLTLSATTTVPLVYDFWGFPDRYYQVKYESPGAPELAAKVKKLLRTPETPVHDAHDRGLDHGAYVPLVEMYPDADIPVLQVSMPSLDPRELYELGRKLAPLRDEGVLIIGSGFFTHNLSGMARATDGTPPAWSAEFDHWGEEVLRSGDVDTLLDFRHKAPAATLAHPRIEHFAPLFVSLGASSGEGRTVIDGFWHGLAKRSLQFS encoded by the coding sequence ATGACCCGCACCCCGGTCCTCTACCTCAGCCACGGTGCGCCGCCGCTCGCCGACGACGCCACCTGGACCCGTCAGCTCGCCGGCTGGTCCGCCGGCCTGCCGGAACCCCGCGCGATCCTGGTCGTGTCGGCGCACTGGGAAGAAGCGCCGCTGACCCTCTCGGCCACGACGACCGTGCCGCTGGTCTACGACTTCTGGGGGTTCCCGGACCGCTACTACCAGGTGAAGTACGAATCGCCCGGTGCGCCGGAGCTCGCGGCGAAGGTGAAGAAGCTGCTTCGCACGCCTGAGACGCCGGTCCACGACGCGCACGACCGCGGCCTCGACCACGGCGCCTACGTGCCGCTCGTCGAGATGTACCCGGACGCCGACATCCCGGTGCTGCAGGTCTCGATGCCCTCGCTCGACCCGCGGGAACTCTACGAACTCGGCCGCAAGCTCGCGCCGCTGCGCGACGAGGGCGTCCTGATCATCGGCAGCGGTTTCTTCACGCACAACCTGAGCGGCATGGCCCGCGCCACCGACGGGACGCCGCCGGCGTGGTCGGCCGAGTTCGACCACTGGGGTGAAGAGGTCCTGCGCAGCGGCGACGTCGACACGCTGCTCGACTTCCGGCACAAGGCGCCGGCGGCAACGCTCGCGCACCCGCGGATCGAGCACTTCGCGCCGCTGTTCGTCTCACTCGGCGCCAGCTCCGGCGAAGGCCGCACGGTGATCGACGGTTTCTGGCACGGACTGGCGAAGCGCTCTCTCCAGTTCTCCTGA